The following proteins come from a genomic window of Henningerozyma blattae CBS 6284 chromosome 4, complete genome:
- the TBLA0D05770 gene encoding uncharacterized protein (similar to Saccharomyces cerevisiae YAK1 (YJL141C); ancestral locus Anc_1.207) — MQRRYSELDPEDMDINSRSNSNSSSNSLHNNAMTTLMQESSTKMQFKNQHRFNNPWGNGSNNNNDTFDYLGSRKEFDSMEHHVSIMEPEELTGNNSVGSITCSDINNEQYKRRKSSVIIPPTREAGPNLYQHLMNKNWQATSNNNGNNNNLNMNNNLFQNMQPNSTTTSNVNISLNMNTNMNFHMQNPDVNSRFLANEDSFRRQSLATFNYNPQHTATNLHSHYNPNMVNSANPTNNNVLLRNPSTNSTTTSPYRRMSTFPQNINPLASFNNQVLKDENQLHLLQQSQSQSQQPIIIPHMTKCTNKSDLQPIINDQPEYRRASTFTNNVSPLKSLTTRLITTYSLCSKDFIYKTSRNPKRVLTKPCEPVENDGYDNVNSDYILYVNDILGGEQARKYIVLDILGQGTFGQVAKCQNIDTKEIAAIKLIKSKPEYLNQSIVEVNFLKFINNKLDINDEHHFLRLKDTFLHKRHLCLVFELLYKNLYELLKQNNFHGLNTNIIRNLTSQLLDSLCILKNNKIIHCDLKPENILLTSNSNTDIKIIDFGSSCYETQTMFSYIQSRFYRSPEVIMGIPYSCSIDMWSLGCIIAECFLGIPIFPGQSEFNQLIRIIDSIGYPPNWMIEMGKNSKKYFKLNNSNEYRLKTIEEYNEEYSTNELPTKQYIKWIKLEDIILNSKYPREIRNSPQLIEKENIERKCLLHFLKGILNLNPIERWTPQQASKHPFITKQPFSGDWYPPGFVPTNSDFSYLDNTHDEHASDTDIHLQRNSNDNDKININKNLNTIINDKPITTAFPNHNYTSSCTVRNSSNSSHNIHNNELNNEFSTMSSPLSEVATNVDSKNGSSREDDVVVDDDDNDDDDDDNDDDDDDDDDDDDDDNDDDDDEFHGLENETTKEFDKLSMDG, encoded by the coding sequence atgCAAAGAAGATATTCTGAACTAGATCCTGAAGATATGGATATCAATTCACGTTCAAACTCGAATTCAAGCTCGAATTCCTTACATAACAACGCAATGACTACTCTTATGCAAGAATCATCAACTAAAATGCAATTTAAAAACCAACATCGGTTTAATAATCCCTGGGGGAACGGCTCaaacaacaataatgatacttttgattatttagGTAGTCGAAAGGAATTTGACTCTATGGAGCATCATGTTTCTATTATGGAACCTGAGGAGCTGACTGGTAATAATAGTGTTGGTAGCATCACTTGTAGTGATATCAATAATGAACaatataaaagaagaaaatcaaGTGTTATTATCCCACCAACAAGGGAGGCAGGACCAAACTTGTATCAACACCtgatgaataaaaattggCAAGctacttcaaataataatggtaataataataatttaaatatgaataataatttgtttcAAAACATGCAACCTAATTCCACCACAACATCTAATGTTAATATAAGTTTGAATATGAATACAAATATGAATTTCCATATGCAAAATCCCGATGTGAATTCGAGATTCTTAGCTAATGAAGACTCATTTAGACGGCAAAGTTTGGCAACTTTTAACTATAATCCACAACATACTGCCACGAATCTGCATTCTCATTATAATCCTAATATGGTTAATAGTGCAAATccaactaataataatgtattATTAAGAAATCCATCGACAAATTCGACGACAACGTCTCCATATAGGAGAATGAGTACTTTCcctcaaaatattaaccCTTTAGCCTCATTTAATAACCAAGTGCTGAAAGATGAAAATCAATTACATTTACTACAACAATCTCAATCTCAATCTCAGCAACCTATAATTATTCCTCATATGACTAAATGTACAAATAAAAGTGATTTACAgccaataataaatgatcAGCCGGAGTATCGAAGAGCTTCTACTTTTACTAATAATGTTTCACCATTAAAATCGTTAACTACAAGACTTATCACCACTTATTCTTTATGTTCCaaagattttatttataaaactTCAAGAAACCCTAAAAGAGTATTAACAAAGCCCTGCGAGCCTGTCGAAAACGATGGATATGATAACGTTAATAGTGATTATATCCTTTATGTCAATGATATATTGGGTGGTGAACAAgcaagaaaatatattgttttaGATATCTTGGGTCAAGGAACATTTGGACAAGTAGCTAAATGTCAGAATATTGATACAAAGGAAATTGCTGCCATCAAGTTAATTAAATCTAAGcctgaatatttaaatcaaagtATTGTGGAAGTTAATTTTCTaaagtttattaataataaattagacATTAACGATGAACATCATTTTCTAAGGTTAAAAGATACTTTTCTCCATAAAAGACATTTATGCTTAGTTTTTGAATTGTTGtacaaaaatttatatgagttattgaaacaaaataatttccatGGTTTAAATACTAACATTATAAGAAATTTAACATCACAATTATTGGATTCATTAtgtattttgaaaaataacaaaattattcattgtGATTTGAAAccagaaaatatattattaacttccaattcaaatactgatattaaaattattgattttgGATCTTCTTGTTACGAAACTCAAACAATGTTTTCTTATATACAATCAAGATTTTATAGATCTCCGGAAGTCATAATGGGTATACCTTATTCATGTAGTATCGATATGTGGTCTTTAGGTTGCATTATTGCAGAATGCTTTCTTGGAATACCGATTTTTCCAGGTCAATCCGAATTTAACCAATTAATTAGAATAATCGATTCAATAGGTTACCCTCCAAATTGGATGATTGAAATGGgcaaaaattctaaaaaatattttaagttaaataattcaaatgaatATCGTTTGAAAACAATCGAGGAATATAATGAGGAGTATTCAACAAATGAATTACCCACAAAACAATACATCAAATGGATTAAACTAGAAGatataattctaaattctAAATATCCCAGAGAGATTAGAAACTCTCCTCagttaattgaaaaagaaaatattgaaagaaaatgTTTATTGCATTTCTTAAAAGggatattaaatttaaatccaATAGAAAGATGGACACCACAACAAGCTTCAAAGCATCCCTTCATTACAAAACAACCATTCTCAGGCGACTGGTATCCTCCAGGGTTTGTACCAACAAATTCAGACTTTAGTTACCTTGACAATACTCATGACGAACACGCTTCAGATACTGATATTCATCTACAACgtaattctaatgataatgataaaataaatattaataaaaatttaaataccATAATAAATGATAAGCCTATCACTACTGCATTCCCCAATCATAATTATACTAGTTCCTGTACAGTTAGAAACAGTTCGAATTCTTCACACAATATTCATAATAATGAACTTAATAACGAATTCAGTACCATGTCATCACCATTATCTGAAGTAGCTACAAATGTAGATAGTAAAAATGGTAGTTCTAGGGAAGATgatgttgttgttgatgatgatgataatgatgatgatgatgatgataatgatgatgatgatgatgatgatgatgatgatgatgatgatgataatgatgatgatgatgatgagtTTCATGgattagaaaatgaaacGACAAAAGAATTTGACAAACTAAGCATGGATGGCTAA
- the TBLA0D05800 gene encoding sugar porter family MFS transporter produces the protein MSGVVNTEDPSSDSTGVVNTDTESVQTNDFQKTDKLKQDYGVDNFSGNENSPQAIEIPKKPKSAYITVCLTCIMVAFGGFMMGWDIGTIGGFIAQPDFKRRFGSTTKEGEHYLSKVRTGLLVSIFNIGCAIGSVTLGRLGDIYGRRLGLIMATTIFVVGVVIEIASIDKWYQYFIGRIIAGVGMGVIAILSPMLISEVSPREMRGAMVSCFQLMITLGIFLGDCTEYGTKTYSNSVQWRVGLGLQFAWCLCMVGGMMFVPESPRYLVEKGKLEEAKRSVATSNKLNADDPAVISEVEEIQSAVEKERAEGQAGWGELFQTHNKVFQRVIMGIMIMALQQLSGANYFFYYGTTVFKSVGLEDGFEAAIVFGVVNFVSTFFALYLIDRFGRRTCLLWGAAGMVCCMVIFASVGVTRLWPKGKNAGITSKGAGNCMIVFSCFFIFCFATSWAPVPFVIISETYPLRVKAKGMALATVSNQLWNFCIGFFTPFITGSINFYYGYVFLGCLVFAWFYVFFFVPETKGLQLEDVNVMWEEGVLPWKSSTWVPPSQRGADYDVDAMANDDTPAWKNMLGKH, from the coding sequence ATGTCTGGTGTTGTTAATACCGAAGATCCAAGCTCTGATTCCACTGGAGTTGTAAATACTGACACTGAATCAGTCCAAACCAACGACTTCCAAAAAACAGATAAACTAAAACAAGACTACGGTGTGGATAATTTTTCTGGAAATGAAAATTCTCCCCAAGCTATTGAAATCCCAAAAAAGCCTAAATCGGCTTATATTACTGTCTGTTTAACCTGTATTATGGTTGCTTTTGGTGGGTTTATGATGGGTTGGGATATCGGTACTATTGGTGGTTTCATTGCTCAGCCAGATTTTAAGAGAAGATTTGGTTCTACAACTAAGGAAGGTGAGCATTATTTATCAAAGGTTAGAACAGGGTTACTGGTgtctatttttaatattggtTGTGCTATTGGTTCTGTCACTTTAGGTCGTCTCGGTGATATCTATGGTCGTCGTCTTGGTTTGATCATGGCCACCACTATTTTTGTTGTTGGTGTTGTTATTGAAATAGCTTCTATTGACAAATGGTACCAATACTTTATCGGAAGAATTATTGCTGGTGTTGGTATGGGTGTTATCGCTATTTTGTCTCCTATGTTAATTTCGGAAGTGTCTCCAAGGGAGATGAGAGGTGCTATGGTTTCCTGttttcaattgatgatTACCTTGGGCATTTTCTTGGGTGATTGTACTGAATACGGTACTAAGACATATTCTAATTCTGTTCAATGGAGAGTTGGTCTAGGTTTGCAATTTGCCTGGTGTTTATGTATGGTTGGTGGTATGATGTTCGTTCCAGAATCTCCAAGATACTTGGTGGAAAAAGGTAAATTGGAAGAAGCTAAGCGTTCAGTGGCtacatcaaataaattgaatgCAGATGATCCAGCTGTTATTTCAGAAGTGGAAGAAATTCAGAGTGCGgttgaaaaagaaagagCTGAAGGTCAAGCTGGTTGGGGTGAATTATTCCAAACACATAACAAAGTTTTCCAGAGAGTTATTATGGGTATTATGATTATGGCTCTACAACAATTGTCCGGTGCCAACTATTTCTTCTATTATGGTACCACTGTTTTCAAATCAGTTGGTCTAGAGGATGGTTTTGAAGCTGCCATCGTTTTTGGTGTGGTTAATTTTGTTTCTACCTTTTTTGCtctatatttaattgatagATTCGGTAGAAGAACATGTCTATTATGGGGTGCAGCAGGTATGGTTTGCTGTATGGTTATCTTTGCTTCAGTTGGTGTGACAAGATTATGGCCAAAAGGCAAAAATGCTGGTATCACATCCAAGGGTGCTGGTAACTGTATGATTGTCTTCAGTtgtttcttcattttctgtTTTGCCACTTCTTGGGCACCAGTTCCATTTGTCATTATTTCTGAAACTTACCCATTAAGAGTCAAGGCTAAGGGTATGGCTTTGGCTACAGTATCGAACCAGTTGTGGAATTTTTGTATTGGTTTTTTCACTCCATTCATTACTGGttctattaatttctaCTACGGTTACGTTTTCTTAGGTTGTTTGGTATTCGCCTGGTTCTACGTTTTCTTCTTTGTTCCAGAAACCAAGGGTTTACAATTAGAAGACGTCAATGTTATGTGGGAAGAAGGTGTATTACCATGGAAATCATCTACTTGGGTCCCACCATCGCAAAGAGGTGCTGATTATGATGTCGATGCAATGGCAAACGATGATACTCCAGCATGGAAGAATATGTTAGGCAAACACTAA
- the TIM17 gene encoding protein transporter TIM17 (similar to Saccharomyces cerevisiae TIM17 (YJL143W); ancestral locus Anc_1.206), which translates to MSADHSRDPCPMVILNDFGGAFAMGAIGGCVWHGIKGFRNSPLGERGRGAVSAIKARAPVVGGNFGVWGGLFSTFDCSVKAVRKREDPWNAIIAGFFTGGALAIRGGWKHTRNSAITCACLLGVIEGVGLMFQRYATWQAKPMAPPLPEGPGSAQPLQA; encoded by the coding sequence atgtcAGCTGATCATTCAAGAGATCCATGTCCTATGGTGATATTAAACGATTTCGGTGGTGCTTTTGCCATGGGTGCCATTGGTGGTTGTGTATGGCATGGTATTAAAGGTTTCAGAAATTCTCCATTGGGTGAGCGTGGTAGAGGTGCAGTTAGTGCCATCAAAGCTCGTGCGCCTGTTGTTGGTGGTAATTTTGGTGTTTGGGGTGGTCTTTTCTCCACATTTGATTGTAGTGTTAAAGCTGTAAGGAAAAGAGAAGATCCATGGAACGCTATCATTGCTGGTTTTTTCACAGGTGGTGCTTTAGCTATTAGAGGTGGTTGGAAACATACTAGAAATAGTGCTATCACATGTGCCTGTTTATTAGGTGTCATTGAAGGTGTTGGGCTAATGTTCCAAAGATATGCTACTTGGCAAGCCAAACCAATGGCACCTCCATTACCTGAAGGTCCAGGCTCTGCCCAACCTTTACAAgcttaa
- the IDS2 gene encoding Ids2p (similar to Saccharomyces cerevisiae IDS2 (YJL146W); ancestral locus Anc_1.204) — translation MDSQDEFNGQLAAALRKSWSEPQETFKSSDSNHNPNQHHHHHKNSRHSHNHPTHKYSKKNEHVSENPDDIQQNIDAALIPNDANDSDNFSFLNEDSPIGTPIESTLNMNMNMNMNMEAINKLNAYQQQQQQQQQQQQQQQQYQQEAQNPNQPLLPEKYAMANIRQKHIHFNEDSTSSPSTPLAPNIINQQQQNVYQLFKRHYSLTEEVSESISDILNDLNLDSSTDNIDFIDPLTARNINPENSNTLIPQGGSSNYNKEENIQSPSSSSTIDPNSPFAHYLKNTIKNNQQEYSSNVNESQTKNDSNSMDEGSSRDIANPQASHITAFSTNNNDDMRESSPNSFAIHENSVSPTRSSNMLFQQQQQQQQQQQQPSKQTSLAPPSTIPTTSTFNFNKHASISSVSPLNNQWNPTATINTGTGTNSNNIPSSQMMNVTTSTNKRNSNNPIKSNKSKLRRGSLQDVQRIRLLLNPRSSFSGSSQNEPPMIIPENATSLSASTTTSNNSASSSYSNDFTINDQTPLSTHTTNTSISSNDSTVNSVTAMLTINGNTIADEKKCWVTILIDNDTEVIRQLIVLNESLKLVNSNFKLFILITSKVDSKHLISLGLTNLIIINDSILNNKNYSIQINNNLSKLLLFTSLTKYFDLICYLSPTCLINQNIDELLMNNDIFNEIDNETCVLLTNNTTATSSTDLSTKSIKTIQVSSEDSPRIIILKPNEEIAMCIKEFFTIYDLNKENIKKRLMEFYELDDLHVLKKLFGDSWSKLSNNEYCLTFNENNLLSYLSKELVLGYKMLDYRELKPWTDKNYQNYIQKKNEDTADPYYNWYQIYSNATHDKNFRI, via the coding sequence ATGGACTCTCAAGATGAATTCAACGGTCAATTAGCCGCGGCTCTAAGAAAGTCATGGTCAGAACCACAAGAAACCTTTAAATCTTCTGATTCTAATCATAATCCTAACCagcatcatcatcaccatAAAAATTCTCGTCATTCTCATAACCACCCAACccataaatattcaaagaaaaatgagCATGTGAGTGAAAACCCAGATGATATAcaacaaaatattgatgCAGCTCTCATTCCAAACGATGCTAACGATAGTGATAATTTCAGTTTCTTAAATGAAGATTCTCCAATTGGTACTCCAATTGAATCTACtttaaatatgaatatgaatatgaacATGAATATGGAGGCcataaacaaattaaatgcatatcaacaacaacagcagcaacagcagcaacagcaacagcaacaacagcagTACCAACAAGAGGCTCAAAATCCAAATCAACCTTTATTACCAGAAAAATATGCAATGGCCAATATACGACAAAAACACATTCATTTTAATGAAGATTCAACCTCTTCTCCCTCGACCCCATTGGCCCCAAACATCATtaatcaacaacaacaaaatgtttatcaattattcaaaagacACTATTCTTTAACTGAAGAGGTTTCAGAATCTATCTCggatattttaaatgatttaaacTTGGATTCTTCCACCGATAACATAGATTTTATCGATCCTTTAACTGCAAGGAATATTAATCCTGAAAATTCCAATACTCTCATCCCTCAAGGAGGTAGTagtaattataataaagaagaaaatattcagagtccatcttcatcttctacAATAGATCCAAACAGCCCCTTTGctcattatttgaaaaatactaTTAAAAACAATCAACAAGAATATTCGTCAAATGTTAACGAATCTCAAACGAAAAATGATAGTAATTCTATGGATGAAGGATCATCAAGAGATATAGCAAACCCTCAAGCTTCCCATATTACTGCGTTttcaactaataataatgatgatatgaGAGAATCTTCTCCAAATTCTTTCGCAATTCATGAAAATTCTGTTTCTCCTACTAGAAGTTCCAATATGCTTTTccaacaacagcaacaacaacaacaacaacaacaacaacctTCAAAACAAACTTCATTAGCTCCTCCATCAACTATCCCCACTACTTCtactttcaattttaataagcATGCATCAATTTCAAGCGTATCCCCTTTAAACAACCAATGGAATCCAACTGCCACTATTAATACTGGCACTGGTaccaattctaataatataccTAGTAGTCAAATGATGAACGTGACAACTTCCACTAATAAGAGGAATAGTAATAATCCAATAAAATCAAACAAATCTAAATTAAGAAGGGGCTCTTTACAAGATGTTCAAAGAATAAGATTGCTATTAAATCCAAGAAGTTCATTTTCAGGTTCATCTCAAAATGAGCCACCAATGATTATCCCTGAAAATGCTACTTCCCTAAGCGCAAGTACTACAACTTCCAATAATTCTGCTTCATCTTCTTACTCAAATGATTTTACAATTAATGACCAAACTCCTCTTTCGACACACACAACAAACACAAGCATTTCTTCTAATGATTCAACTGTTAATTCTGTAACTGCAATGTTAACTATAAATGGGAATACAATTGctgatgaaaaaaaatgttggGTTACTATCTTGattgataatgatactGAAGTGATTCGTCAACTTATCGTATTGAATGAATCTTTGAAATTGGTTAATTCCAACtttaaattgtttattttaattactaGTAAAGTTGATTCTAAACATTTAATCTCCTTGGGCTTAactaatttaataattatcaaCGATTCcatattgaataataaaaactattcaattcaaattaataataatttatccaaattacttttatttacttCTTTAAcgaaatattttgatttgatttgCTATTTATCGCCTACGTGCTTGATAAATCAgaatattgatgaattattgatgaataatgatatcttcaatgaaattgataatgaaacatgtgtattattaactaataatactacaGCTACAAGCTCAACTGATTTGTCTACCAAGTCTATCAAGACTATCCAAGTATCCTCAGAGGATTCtccaagaattattatcttgAAACCAAATGAGGAAATTGCTATGTGTATTAAAGAGTTTTTCACAATTTATGATTtgaataaagaaaatattaaaaagagATTAATGGAGTTTTATGAATTAGATGATTTAcatgttttaaaaaaattgtttggTGATTCATGGagtaaattatcaaataatgaatattgCCTAacttttaatgaaaataatttactttcatatttatcaaaagaattagTTTTGGGATACAAGATGCTGGATTATAGGGAATTGAAACCTTGGACAGATAAGAATTaccaaaattatattcaaaagaaaaatgaagaCACTGCTGATCCATATTACAATTGGTATCAAATATACAGTAATGCCACTCAcgataaaaattttagaatttaa
- the TBLA0D05810 gene encoding sugar porter family MFS transporter — protein MSGIIMVEKPIHDYTGFVNTDTESVHSNDSQREDNQKQTISVDSFSEDDISPNVIEILKRPLSTYITVCFNCILIGFGGFMMGWDIGTIGGFIAQPDFKRRFGSTTKEGEHYLSKVRTGLLVSIFNIGCAIGSVTLGRLGDIYGRRLGLIMATTIFVVGVVIEIASIDKWYQYFIGRIIAGVGMGVIAILSPMLISEVSPKEVRGGMVSCFQMMITLGIFLGDCTEYGSKEYSNSAQWRVGLGLQFAWSLCMVAGMLFVPESPIYLVEKGKIEEAKRSVAISNKLNADDPAVISEVEEIQSAVEKKRAEGEAGWNDLFETHNKIFQRVIIGIMLMALQQLSGANYFFYYGTTIFKSVGLEDGFVAAIIFGVINFFATFLSIYLIDKFGRRTCLLWGAAGMVCCMVIFASVGVTRLWPKGKNAGIISKGAGNCMIVFSCFFILCFGTSWAPVPFVFIAESFPSKIKSKGMALAIVSNQIWTFCIGFFTPFITGSINFYYGYVFLGCLVFAWFYVFFFVPETKGLHLEEVNIMWEEGTLPWKSASWVPPSQRDADYDVSTMTNDDTPAWKNILGKR, from the coding sequence ATGTCTGGCATTATTATGGTCGAAAAGCCAATACATGATTATACAGGATTTGTAAACACTGATACTGAATCAGTTCATTCAAACGATTCTCAAAGAGAGGATAACCAAAAACAGACGATTAGTGTGGATAGCTTTTCTGAAGATGATATCTCTCCCAATGTCATTGAAATACTAAAGAGGCCACTATCAACTTACATCACGGTTTGTTTTAACTGTATTCTGATTGGTTTTGGTGGGTTTATGATGGGTTGGGATATCGGTACTATTGGTGGTTTCATTGCTCAGCCAGATTTTAAGAGAAGATTTGGTTCTACAACTAAGGAAGGTGAGCATTATTTATCAAAGGTTAGAACAGGGTTACTGGTgtctatttttaatattggtTGTGCTATTGGTTCTGTCACTTTAGGTCGTCTCGGTGATATCTATGGTCGTCGTCTTGGTTTGATCATGGCCACCACTATTTTTGTTGTTGGTGTTGTTATTGAAATAGCTTCTATTGACAAATGGTACCAATACTTTATCGGAAGAATTATTGCTGGTGTTGGTATGGGTGTTATCGCTATTTTGTCTCCTATGTTAATTTCGGAAGTGTCTCCAAAGGAGGTGAGAGGTGGTATGGTTTCCTGttttcaaatgatgattACCTTGGGCATTTTCTTGGGTGATTGTACTGAATATGGTTCTAAAGAATATTCTAACTCTGCTCAGTGGAGAGTTGGTCTCGGTTTGCAATTTGCCTGGAGTTTATGCATGGTTGCTGGCATGTTATTTGTCCCTGAGTCTCCAATATATTTAGTAGAGAAAGgtaaaattgaagaagctAAGCGTTCAGTGgctatttcaaataaattgaatgCAGATGATCCAGCTGTTATTTCAGAAGTGGAAGAAATTCAGAGTGCTGTCGAAAAGAAAAGAGCTGAGGGTGAAGCTGGATGGAATGATCTCTTTGAAACACATAACAAGATTTTCCAGAGAGTGATTATAGGTATTATGCTTATGGCTCTACAACAATTGTCCGGTGCCAACTATTTCTTCTACTATGGTACCACTATTTTCAAGTCAGTTGGTCTAGAGGATGGTTTTGTGGCTGCCATTATTTTTGGTGTGATCAATTTCTTTGCTACCTTCttatctatatatttaattgataaattcgGCAGAAGAACATGTCTATTATGGGGTGCAGCAGGTATGGTTTGCTGTATGGTTATCTTTGCTTCAGTTGGTGTGACAAGATTATGGCCAAAAGGCAAAAATGCTGGTATCATATCCAAGGGTGCTGGTAACTGTATGATTGTCTTCAGTTGTTTCTTCATCCTCTGTTTCGGTACTTCCTGGGCTCCAGTTCCATTTGTGTTTATTGCAGAATCTTTCCCGTCGAAGATCAAATCCAAAGGTATGGCTTTAGCTATTGTCTCCAACCAAATCTGGACCTTTTGTATTGGTTTTTTCACTCCATTCATTACTGGttctattaatttctaCTACGGTTACGTTTTCTTAGGTTGTTTGGTATTCGCCTGGTTCTACGTTTTCTTCTTTGTTCCAGAAACCAAAGGTTTACACTTAGAAGAGGTCAACATTATGTGGGAAGAAGGTACTCTACCATGGAAATCGGCTTCTTGGGTCCCACCATCACAGAGGGATGCGGACTATGATGTTTCAACAATGACCAACGATGATACTCCAGCATGGAAGAATATTTTGGGCAAGCGCTAA